From the genome of Candidatus Chlorobium masyuteum:
TGGGTCACAGAGGTACCGGAAAAAGTACCACGGTGAGGGCTCTTGCCGAAGTGCTTCCTTTTATTGACAGGGTCAAGGATGATACCTACAATCGCACGGTTGAACAGTATCTTGAGGGTGAAGAGAACAAAAAAGGGAAGGCGGCCATAGATCCGGCATCCCTGCAGACAGAGAAAATTCCGGTTCCGGTCGTTGACCTTCCGCTTGGTGCTACCGAAGACCGTGTCTGCGGTACCATCGATATCGAACAGGCGCTTACCAGCGGTGTAAAAGCGTTTGAGCCGGGTCTTCTTGCCCAGGCAAATCGCGGGTTCCTCTACATTGACGAGGTCAACCTGCTTGACGACCATCTTGTTGACGTTCTGCTCGACGTTGCCGCCAGCGGCAAAAACGTGGTTGAACGCGAAGGTATCAGTATCCGCCACCCTGCACGCTTTGTGCTTGTCGGTTCCGGTAACCCTGAAGAGGGCGAGCTCCGCCCGCAGCTTCTTGACCGTTTCGGTCTGCATGCCCGCATCATCACGATTCTTGATGTTGCCAAAAGGGTCGATATTGTCAAACGCCGTCGTGAGTTCGATGAGGATCCGGATGCGTTTATGAAAAAGTACAACCGCGAGCAGCAGAAGCTTCAGAAAAAGATCCAGCAGGCAAAAGAGCTGCTTCCTGAAGTTACCATGGATGACAGTGTACTGACCGATATTGCAAGGCTCTGTATGAACCTCGGCATTGACGGTCACCGCGGTGAGCTCACCATCACCCGTACCGCCCATGCCCACGCAGCTTTCCTC
Proteins encoded in this window:
- the bchI gene encoding magnesium chelatase ATPase subunit I; its protein translation is MTQTDKAGTKTAAKKAPAKKAPVAKAKAGLTVIAAPEPKKAAPSAAKKKSGLAFPFTAIVGQEEMKLSLILNIIDPRIGGVLVMGHRGTGKSTTVRALAEVLPFIDRVKDDTYNRTVEQYLEGEENKKGKAAIDPASLQTEKIPVPVVDLPLGATEDRVCGTIDIEQALTSGVKAFEPGLLAQANRGFLYIDEVNLLDDHLVDVLLDVAASGKNVVEREGISIRHPARFVLVGSGNPEEGELRPQLLDRFGLHARIITILDVAKRVDIVKRRREFDEDPDAFMKKYNREQQKLQKKIQQAKELLPEVTMDDSVLTDIARLCMNLGIDGHRGELTITRTAHAHAAFLGQKVVTMKHVKEIAGLCLRHRLRKDPLETLDAGEKIDREIAKVLGEAEAV